In Leptospirillum ferriphilum, the genomic window GGCGAGATACATCGCCTGATCTGCCTCCCGGAGCAGGCTCGACGGGTCCTTGTCTTCGTTGGGATAAACAGAAATTCCGATACTGGTCCCGATAATCATTGTCTGACCATCGATCAGATAGGGGGCCTGGATCCCGGCTAGAATCCGTCCGGCTGCGGCACGGACCTCCGCGGGATTGCGAATGTTATTCAGAATGACGACAAATTCATCTCCTCCGAGCCTGGAGACAAGATCTCCATGCCGGATCAGCTTTTCCAGTCTTCCGGCAACATGCACAAGCAGCTTGTCCCCAAATTCGTGCCCATGGTTGTCATTGACCTCCTTGAACCCGTCCAGGTCGAGAAACAGGACAGCCATGGACATATTGTTGCGTCGGGCGACTTCGATGGACCGGGAAAGCTCTCCTTCCATCAAATGCCGGTTCGCCAAATGGGTGAGGGGATCGAAATAGGCTTTTTTTCGAAGCTCTTCTTCTTCCTGCTTCCTATCCGACAGATTTTTTTCGATGCAAACCATGTGGAGCAGTTCCCGATCTTCCCCAAAAACCGGAGAAATCCGGATTTCCACCGGATAACTCTCACCTCCCTTCCGAAGCGAAGTGTATTCCTGGATGTAGGTCTCTCCTGCCCGGAGAGTCTTCCAGAGAGGATTCTCCAAAGAGAACGTCCTTCCGGTCTGACGGGAAAAGTAATATCCCGGAAAATCGGGGATTTCTTCAAAAGAGCACCCTTTGCTATCAAGGTAGGCCTTGTTGGCCCATTCAAAAGTCCCGCCCGGGCCGGCGATGAAAAGAGGCGTGTCGACAGCTTCTGTGGCAATTTTCTGAAGGCGAATCTGTCGTTGTTCGCTTTCGTGCAGGAAGGCGATGGCAAGTTTATCCGACAGGTCTTCCATGAGAGAGAGCAAGGTGCTGTCCAGTGCGGTTTCGCTGAATGCCGAAATCCCGATGGCAACCTGAGGACGTGTCCCGGGGAGTCGCACAGGGAAAAACACGCTCGCTTCGATATGGTTTCTACGGAAGAACGTCTTGTAGGGTTCCGGGTAGGATTCGGGTGTAAAAATCTGTCTTTCTCCTGCCGCAAGGCACTGGCGGGCTGCGGAGGAGGACGGTTCTTCGTTCATCAGGGCGGTCAGGGTCCTTTCAACCTCTCCGGAACCGTCCTCGAGTGCGCTGGACAGGGCGAGAACGGTCATGTCCCCGTCGGGATTTCTGCGGACCAGGGCAGCGATCCCCAGGGAAAAGGATTGCAGTAGATCCTCTGCCAGCGCAGAAAACACGCCTTCGATCGGGCGGTTTTCAAGAATGCGCTGATCAAGCTGATGGAGAATCCTCCGGACCGATTCCGAATGAGTCTGCAAGGTTATGTCCCGAACAATCAGGAGAAGGACCTCCTCTTCTTCATAGGGAAAAAGGATCGCCCGAACGGAGACCGGAATGGAGCACCGATCCCGGTGGAAAAGCCGGGAGATAAAGGCATCGCTGGCTCCTCCCGACCGAAGTGTCCGGCGAAGGTCTGGAAAACGGATGGTCCCGCCGGGAAGAAAAGTGTCCACCGGTGTTCCCGGAAGAGTCTCCGTAAAGTGGACGCCGACCATATCGGCGAAGGCCGGATTCGCCTCCAGGATCAAAAGAGAAACCGGATTGACCAGAAGGATCCCGTCGGGGGAGCTCTGAATCATCTTCCGGTACTTCTCTTCGTTCTTTTGAAGATTTTTCTGAAGCCGCCTTCTAGGACCAATATCCCGAAAGATGACGACCAGTTCTTTGAGATTCCCACCGGAGGAAGTGTAGATCGGAGTAAACAGGAGAGAACACGCCAGGAGGGAGCCGTCCCTTTTCTTCAGAAAACAGGATTCGGTTTCGACCGGTTCGGAGGAAACAAGAGAAGCCCGGATCCTGGAATGGAGGAAGTCGCTTTCCTCTCCGGGATCCCCAAAAACAGAAGGTGCTTTTACAAACAGAGGATGGGCCGCAGAGCCGGACAGATCTTCAGAGCGAAAGCCCAGAAGACGTTCTCCCGTCGCATTGAGCGAAAGAACGTTTCCCTGGGGATCGATTTCCATCACGCCTTCTCCAAGATGACGAACCAGCGTATGCAGATGATTCCGGGAAAACTCGAGGTCCTGCCGGAGACGACTCTCTTCCGTCCGGTCATCAAGGGTGGCGACGATTTGTCGCTGTTCTTCAAAATCGGTCAATTCCAGGCGAACGTAGACGGGAATCTGTTTCTTTTGACGGTTTGTCAGAATCGTTGAAAATCCAATGTACTTCTTGGTGCCCTGCAGGAGAGTGGAGATTGCCTCCGGAAGATCCGGCCGGCCAAAGGCAGGGTCGAACGGTGGGTTGGTCTTTTGACAGAGTTCTTCGGAGCGAAATCCGGAAAGGTCTTCAAATCCTTTGTTTATATAGAGAAACCGGTCCATCGAGAGAGGCAGAATGGCGATGCCCGTCACGGAGACGTTCAGAGCTTCGCCGATCGCCATTTTTTTGAGAAAGCGACGATATCTTTCCAGCCAGACAAGGAGAGTGACGATCAGGACCAGAAAAAGGAAAAAGGTTCCGGATTGGAGCAAGAGGATCT contains:
- a CDS encoding diguanylate cyclase domain-containing protein codes for the protein MNASHPDQKKNAPFFSRFPRVRSLTWQKNLVLFLILPVLFVSFLGGEKMFRDSSGVLRSLHDNNFITADLEGFLTIFSDLSGQASEDKSPLKTENMRLRGYLLHAQALLRDAQSRSRSLSIPERNQIDDLLQKTDQLLRSDLKLSAPRVRIDALEISRSTLPLLLELSRSTDKALQIAKTTSRKILLLQSGTFFLFLVLIVTLLVWLERYRRFLKKMAIGEALNVSVTGIAILPLSMDRFLYINKGFEDLSGFRSEELCQKTNPPFDPAFGRPDLPEAISTLLQGTKKYIGFSTILTNRQKKQIPVYVRLELTDFEEQRQIVATLDDRTEESRLRQDLEFSRNHLHTLVRHLGEGVMEIDPQGNVLSLNATGERLLGFRSEDLSGSAAHPLFVKAPSVFGDPGEESDFLHSRIRASLVSSEPVETESCFLKKRDGSLLACSLLFTPIYTSSGGNLKELVVIFRDIGPRRRLQKNLQKNEEKYRKMIQSSPDGILLVNPVSLLILEANPAFADMVGVHFTETLPGTPVDTFLPGGTIRFPDLRRTLRSGGASDAFISRLFHRDRCSIPVSVRAILFPYEEEEVLLLIVRDITLQTHSESVRRILHQLDQRILENRPIEGVFSALAEDLLQSFSLGIAALVRRNPDGDMTVLALSSALEDGSGEVERTLTALMNEEPSSSAARQCLAAGERQIFTPESYPEPYKTFFRRNHIEASVFFPVRLPGTRPQVAIGISAFSETALDSTLLSLMEDLSDKLAIAFLHESEQRQIRLQKIATEAVDTPLFIAGPGGTFEWANKAYLDSKGCSFEEIPDFPGYYFSRQTGRTFSLENPLWKTLRAGETYIQEYTSLRKGGESYPVEIRISPVFGEDRELLHMVCIEKNLSDRKQEEEELRKKAYFDPLTHLANRHLMEGELSRSIEVARRNNMSMAVLFLDLDGFKEVNDNHGHEFGDKLLVHVAGRLEKLIRHGDLVSRLGGDEFVVILNNIRNPAEVRAAAGRILAGIQAPYLIDGQTMIIGTSIGISVYPNEDKDPSSLLREADQAMYLAKNRGKNNFVLYTPPSEEINDGQTGIPKESFPSLPERLFTLAPVRSLNSGEIAGFSLSTAQSERQTLYGEDAGRILPYEEKKRFFEHARNVWENIQHTYPGAFLKISLSAHQVMEADFFSVFSLVLGDLGPEERSRFFIGLHGNIPFPGTYGQDNSISRLTEEGFAIGTERVGDQGNTLFQLRYLPVRFLEVSGTLIRDMAHEANDLAVLGSIFLLGSSLDKKLIVPGVEDIETALILKRLGFDWCSGTVCGGEIPHGDPGKTALRDTGWKKFSEDFHSRWDPENISYLLGRKNHREEIEALSKTEELGEGPPLLSGHPSGRPCPFQFWLQQKSTSDLLGALNVSQWRELEEKFHHLTTGSEASLPDSTRPVKNRVESLKGVQAEMQRLQVLAENVLFGSVIPEKI